In Deltaproteobacteria bacterium, a genomic segment contains:
- the mfd gene encoding transcription-repair coupling factor yields MKPLSQDAAELIPASGQQVEFTGLSSSATAFILAEMLNRQAGTYLVFLPTPLEAEDFVRDMEFFWPEGAADEAILLLPSNDVKPFTGQSPAPELVFERLWALYALITGRRPLVVVTSASAALQFSLPGSVLSNSVDFLETNQEVDRENLLASLVRTGYYSSPMVQGPGDFSVRGGILDLYPPGVRRPVRAEFFGDYIESLRTFRTLDQRTVKEIEELVLLPANEIIFEPDRAEQALAAFRTMADEAGWPGAICAPLEEKISQAEYFPGLESFLPLFYDRLYAPNDYADPQTIRLILDPERFIQVGAEHLDRLEAHLERLQQENQPHLKLERLYQTPERFTESLEGKPVIRIKELSVLDRSASSPSFHFRIETNQDLRTQMERPDISGGLLAPLVARVRAWLDRGLEVVLVCHTEEQARRMAGLLEGYSLYPALDFGSRKDLTKSTAQFRLKVGFLSAGFVLDSFARAFVSEEELFGPKRRVVRRAIEEIKGVHLSSFQDLSLGDFVVHVDHGVGQYQGLVKLDVGGLSNDYLHLVYRDGDRLYVPVDRFSAVQKYIGADGSPPRLDKLGSESWERVKSKIKTSIREMAEDLIRLYAAREARKGHAFSPTDGYYREFEAAFEYEETPDQLAAITEVVSDMESEKPMDRLVCGDVGFGKTEVAMRAAFRAVLDGKQAAVLVPTTVLAEQHYQTFKERLQKYPVEIEVLSRFKGRSQQREILSRLAAGQVDVIIGTHRLLQRDVAFKDLGLLVVDEEHRFGVKQKEKLKKLKLMVDVLALSATPIPRTLQMSLTSIRDLSTIETPPQDRQAIKTYFLRYDETTVCEAIAQELNRGGQVFFVHNRVKDIEVLAFRLRKLMPLVRFGVAHGQQKERDLERVMLKFLRREIDVMVTTTIIESGLDIPTANTIIINNADHFGMAQIYQLRGRVGRSDVQAYAYLLVTSEDNLTRVARKRLKALMDFSELGAGFKIALHDLQNRGAGNLLGVAQSGHIAAVGYEMYVQLMEQTIRELKGEQPVQEVDPEMVLNLSAFIPEIYVPDTEQRLIHYRRFSSLKNADELTDLCDELIDRYGPLPPEVRRLVKVIELKQLLVKAGIKKMEMGQGGLTLSFIENGRTDPEKVLDLINNYPEQARLYPDGRLYLALGGLSDLKGLKKARNILQEIT; encoded by the coding sequence ATGAAACCGCTTTCTCAAGATGCGGCCGAACTGATACCTGCCTCGGGGCAGCAGGTGGAATTTACCGGACTCAGTTCTTCCGCCACGGCCTTTATTTTAGCCGAGATGCTTAATCGTCAGGCCGGGACTTACCTGGTTTTTCTGCCAACTCCTCTCGAGGCCGAAGATTTTGTGCGTGACATGGAATTCTTCTGGCCTGAAGGTGCGGCGGATGAAGCAATCCTCCTGTTGCCTTCCAATGACGTCAAGCCTTTTACCGGCCAATCGCCAGCGCCGGAGTTGGTTTTCGAACGGCTGTGGGCTCTTTACGCTCTGATAACCGGCCGGCGTCCGTTGGTAGTAGTGACGTCTGCCTCAGCTGCCCTTCAATTTTCCCTGCCCGGGTCGGTTCTTTCTAACTCGGTGGATTTTTTAGAAACCAACCAGGAAGTGGATCGGGAGAACCTTTTAGCCAGCCTGGTCCGCACTGGATACTACTCCAGCCCCATGGTTCAGGGGCCGGGCGACTTTTCGGTTCGGGGCGGCATCCTGGACCTATATCCTCCTGGAGTCAGGCGGCCGGTGCGAGCCGAATTTTTCGGGGACTACATCGAGTCTCTCCGAACCTTCAGAACCCTTGACCAGCGCACAGTAAAGGAGATCGAAGAACTGGTGCTCCTCCCGGCCAATGAGATTATTTTCGAGCCGGACCGGGCTGAACAGGCCCTGGCGGCTTTCAGAACGATGGCTGACGAAGCGGGCTGGCCGGGAGCCATATGCGCTCCCCTGGAAGAAAAAATATCTCAGGCTGAATACTTTCCCGGCCTGGAGTCTTTCCTGCCTCTGTTTTATGACCGGCTTTACGCGCCAAATGACTATGCCGACCCGCAGACCATCCGGCTGATCCTCGATCCGGAACGCTTTATCCAGGTCGGCGCCGAACATCTTGACCGACTCGAAGCTCATCTGGAGCGGCTGCAGCAGGAAAACCAGCCTCACCTGAAATTGGAGCGGCTGTACCAGACCCCTGAACGGTTTACAGAGTCCCTTGAGGGAAAGCCAGTCATCCGGATCAAGGAATTAAGTGTCCTGGATCGTTCTGCCTCATCCCCTTCTTTCCACTTCCGCATCGAAACGAACCAGGACCTCAGGACTCAGATGGAGCGACCTGACATATCGGGCGGGCTTCTGGCTCCCCTGGTGGCCCGGGTCAGGGCCTGGCTTGATCGAGGCCTGGAGGTTGTCCTGGTCTGCCATACCGAGGAACAAGCCCGGCGCATGGCCGGGCTGCTGGAGGGTTACAGCCTATATCCAGCCTTAGACTTCGGGAGCCGAAAAGACCTGACCAAGTCCACGGCCCAATTTCGATTGAAGGTAGGTTTTTTATCAGCCGGTTTCGTTTTGGATTCGTTCGCCCGTGCTTTTGTCTCCGAAGAGGAACTCTTTGGCCCGAAGCGCCGGGTTGTCAGGCGGGCGATCGAGGAGATTAAAGGGGTCCATCTTTCCAGTTTTCAAGACCTGTCTCTTGGAGATTTCGTGGTCCATGTAGATCATGGGGTCGGCCAGTACCAGGGCCTGGTAAAACTGGATGTGGGCGGGCTGTCCAACGATTATCTCCATCTCGTTTACCGGGACGGTGACAGGCTTTATGTGCCTGTGGACCGCTTTAGCGCCGTTCAAAAATATATTGGGGCAGATGGCAGCCCACCGCGCCTGGATAAACTGGGAAGTGAATCCTGGGAGAGAGTTAAGAGTAAAATCAAGACCTCCATCCGGGAAATGGCTGAAGACCTCATTCGCCTTTACGCCGCCCGGGAAGCCAGAAAAGGTCATGCTTTCTCACCCACGGATGGATACTACCGGGAGTTCGAAGCTGCTTTCGAGTATGAGGAGACGCCCGATCAGCTGGCGGCCATTACTGAGGTCGTATCCGATATGGAGTCGGAAAAACCCATGGATCGGCTGGTCTGCGGCGATGTGGGCTTTGGCAAGACGGAAGTGGCCATGCGCGCCGCCTTCAGGGCCGTCCTGGACGGTAAGCAGGCGGCTGTTCTTGTTCCGACCACCGTTCTGGCGGAACAGCATTACCAGACCTTTAAAGAACGGCTTCAAAAATACCCGGTCGAGATAGAAGTTTTATCCCGTTTCAAGGGACGCAGCCAGCAGCGTGAGATCCTTTCCCGGCTGGCCGCTGGCCAGGTGGATGTCATTATCGGAACCCATCGCCTCCTTCAACGTGATGTCGCTTTCAAGGACCTGGGATTGCTCGTCGTTGACGAGGAACACCGTTTTGGAGTCAAACAGAAGGAGAAACTGAAAAAGCTCAAGCTCATGGTAGACGTGCTGGCCTTGAGCGCCACCCCGATTCCCCGCACCTTACAGATGTCACTGACAAGTATCAGGGATCTTTCGACCATTGAAACGCCGCCTCAAGACCGGCAGGCCATCAAGACCTACTTTCTCAGATACGATGAGACGACTGTCTGCGAGGCCATCGCCCAGGAACTGAATCGAGGAGGGCAGGTCTTTTTTGTGCACAATCGAGTCAAGGATATCGAGGTTCTGGCCTTCCGGCTCAGGAAGCTCATGCCTCTGGTTCGTTTCGGTGTGGCTCATGGCCAACAGAAGGAAAGAGACCTGGAGAGGGTCATGCTCAAATTCCTTCGCCGGGAAATAGATGTTATGGTGACCACAACCATCATCGAATCAGGCCTGGACATCCCGACCGCCAACACCATTATCATCAATAACGCCGATCATTTCGGCATGGCCCAGATTTATCAGCTTCGCGGCCGGGTCGGCCGTTCTGACGTTCAGGCTTACGCCTATCTTCTGGTGACCAGTGAAGACAACCTGACCAGGGTGGCCCGCAAAAGGCTGAAGGCGCTGATGGACTTTTCCGAGCTCGGGGCGGGTTTCAAGATTGCCTTGCACGATCTTCAAAATCGTGGTGCGGGAAACCTCCTCGGAGTGGCTCAGTCCGGGCATATTGCTGCTGTGGGCTATGAGATGTACGTTCAACTCATGGAACAGACCATTCGGGAACTCAAGGGTGAACAACCAGTCCAAGAGGTGGACCCGGAGATGGTCCTGAATCTATCGGCCTTTATTCCTGAAATCTATGTCCCGGATACAGAACAGCGTTTGATTCACTACCGCCGATTTTCCTCGCTTAAGAATGCGGATGAGCTGACCGATCTTTGTGATGAGCTGATTGACCGTTACGGTCCACTGCCTCCCGAAGTGCGGCGCCTCGTAAAAGTGATAGAATTAAAGCAATTGCTTGTAAAAGCCGGTATTAAAAAAATGGAGATGGGCCAGGGAGGGTTGACCTTGTCTTTCATCGAAAATGGCCGGACCGACCCGGAAAAGGTCCTGGACTTGATCAACAACTATCCTGAGCAGGCC
- a CDS encoding SAM-dependent chlorinase/fluorinase, which translates to MSVITLTTDFGLQDHFVGVMKGVIFRINPSVKLVDLVHELPPQGLTQAAFILLSAFPYFPAGTIHLGVVDPGVGTNRAVIAIQAENQTFVGPDNGLFSYVLDEAASFEARYIENPVLTLPEISRTFHGRDYMAPAAAHLSLGFAFKEVGPLATGPVRLAPLKPEIKPDFIEGRVVYIDRFGNLITNIPVKECNGWNLDISAGSVTLKGLAPSYRAVKPGEYMAIAGSSGFLEIARSMGSAENSPDLTLETPVLIRRSPK; encoded by the coding sequence GTGTCGGTAATTACTTTAACCACAGACTTCGGCCTGCAGGACCATTTTGTCGGGGTTATGAAAGGAGTTATCTTCAGAATCAATCCTTCCGTGAAGCTGGTGGACCTGGTTCACGAACTCCCACCACAGGGCCTGACTCAGGCTGCCTTTATTCTCTTGAGCGCCTTTCCCTATTTCCCAGCGGGAACTATTCATCTCGGGGTGGTTGATCCAGGTGTGGGCACGAATCGAGCTGTCATCGCTATTCAGGCCGAAAACCAAACCTTTGTCGGCCCTGACAATGGCCTGTTTAGCTACGTCCTGGATGAGGCCGCTTCCTTTGAAGCCCGTTACATTGAAAACCCGGTTCTGACCCTTCCTGAGATCAGCCGAACCTTCCACGGCAGGGATTATATGGCCCCGGCCGCTGCTCACCTCTCCCTGGGGTTCGCCTTTAAAGAGGTTGGACCCCTGGCAACCGGCCCGGTTAGATTGGCGCCCCTTAAGCCTGAAATCAAACCGGATTTCATCGAGGGCCGGGTGGTTTATATTGATCGTTTTGGCAACCTCATCACCAATATTCCAGTAAAAGAATGCAATGGTTGGAATCTGGACATTTCCGCCGGATCGGTGACTCTCAAGGGATTGGCCCCCTCCTACCGCGCGGTCAAGCCGGGAGAATACATGGCCATTGCTGGCAGCAGCGGTTTTTTGGAGATTGCCAGGAGCATGGGCTCAGCAGAAAATTCTCCTGATTTAACTCTAGAAACGCCGGTTCTTATCAGACGGTCACCAAAGTAA
- a CDS encoding acetyl-CoA C-acetyltransferase: MKDIVIASGARTPTGRFGGALRDITAVELGVVAMKEALIRADVKPEEVDEVVLGNVLQAAQGQNPARQVALKGGCPVTTIAATINKVCASGLKSVAMAAQSINADDADIILAGGIESMSQAPFYVNKARWGVRMGDVQMIDGMLYDGLMDIFNRYHMGITAENVAEQFGISRADQDALAFSSQEKALAAIKSGQFKDETVPVMVPQRKGEPSVFDTEEHPRSTSVEALSKLSPAFKKGGTVTAGNASGINDSGACVVVMSKETAAKRGIKPLARIVSYAAAGVDPSIMGTGPIPATEKALARAGMTVDDLDLIEANEAFASQAIAVNRHFGWDMEKVNVNGGAIALGHPIGASGCRILITLIFEMMKRESKYGLATLCIGGGQGFAMIVERM, from the coding sequence ATGAAAGATATTGTTATTGCCAGCGGAGCTCGAACACCAACCGGACGCTTTGGCGGCGCTTTGAGGGATATTACTGCCGTGGAACTTGGAGTGGTAGCCATGAAAGAAGCTCTGATAAGGGCCGATGTAAAGCCTGAAGAGGTGGACGAGGTCGTCTTGGGTAATGTCCTGCAGGCCGCTCAAGGCCAGAATCCCGCCCGGCAGGTAGCTTTAAAAGGCGGGTGCCCTGTGACCACCATCGCTGCGACGATCAATAAGGTTTGCGCTTCAGGGCTCAAATCGGTCGCCATGGCTGCTCAGTCCATCAACGCGGATGATGCGGACATAATCCTGGCCGGAGGCATTGAGAGTATGAGCCAGGCCCCGTTTTATGTAAACAAGGCGCGCTGGGGAGTCCGTATGGGTGATGTCCAGATGATTGACGGCATGCTTTACGATGGACTGATGGATATTTTCAACCGCTATCATATGGGCATAACTGCGGAGAATGTCGCAGAGCAGTTCGGGATCAGCCGCGCCGACCAGGATGCCTTGGCCTTTTCCAGCCAGGAGAAGGCCCTGGCGGCTATAAAATCCGGCCAGTTTAAGGATGAGACCGTACCGGTCATGGTCCCGCAAAGAAAAGGGGAGCCCAGTGTTTTTGACACAGAAGAACACCCGCGTTCCACCTCGGTTGAGGCCTTGTCGAAACTGTCTCCTGCTTTCAAGAAAGGCGGGACCGTCACCGCGGGTAACGCCTCAGGTATTAACGACAGCGGGGCCTGTGTTGTGGTTATGTCCAAGGAGACGGCGGCCAAGCGAGGTATTAAACCTTTAGCCAGAATTGTCTCATACGCGGCTGCCGGTGTGGACCCATCTATAATGGGTACCGGCCCTATCCCGGCCACGGAAAAGGCCCTGGCCCGAGCCGGTATGACGGTTGACGATCTGGATCTTATTGAGGCCAACGAGGCTTTTGCCTCCCAGGCCATTGCTGTAAATCGCCACTTTGGATGGGATATGGAAAAGGTCAATGTCAACGGCGGGGCCATCGCTTTGGGGCATCCCATCGGCGCGAGCGGCTGCCGGATTCTGATTACCCTGATTTTTGAAATGATGAAGAGGGAGTCGAAGTATGGCTTGGCTACGCTCTGCATCGGAGGCGGCCAAGGTTTTGCAATGATTGTCGAACGGATGTAA
- a CDS encoding enoyl-CoA hydratase/isomerase family protein, translating into MSYQHMIFEVKDDIALVTFNRPETLNALNPELMQEFGDILDEIAAHESIAVVVLTGAGKAFVSGADIKAMSEFTPLQIRNYLARGHEILFKIESLLQPVIAAVNGFCLGGGNEIAMACDFVYASEKARFGQPEIKLGIIPGFGGTQRLPRLVGKGLAKELCLTGEFLRGQTALAVGLANKIFPPDKLMEETMKTARLIASHGRSSVRAVKQLVDRGTQIDLRAACALEVETFAAVFSSSDAKEGLTAFLEKRQPEFTGTYES; encoded by the coding sequence ATGTCTTATCAACATATGATTTTCGAGGTTAAGGATGATATCGCTCTGGTGACGTTCAACCGGCCAGAGACGCTTAATGCCTTGAATCCGGAACTGATGCAGGAGTTCGGGGATATACTGGACGAGATAGCCGCGCATGAAAGTATCGCCGTGGTTGTCCTGACCGGGGCTGGCAAGGCCTTTGTCTCCGGGGCGGATATCAAGGCCATGAGTGAGTTCACCCCGCTGCAGATTCGTAATTACCTCGCCAGGGGCCACGAGATCCTTTTTAAGATCGAGAGTCTCCTCCAACCGGTCATTGCTGCGGTCAATGGTTTTTGCCTGGGCGGAGGCAATGAGATCGCCATGGCCTGTGACTTCGTCTATGCCTCGGAAAAGGCCCGTTTCGGCCAGCCTGAAATCAAGCTGGGTATCATTCCTGGTTTCGGCGGCACGCAGCGTCTTCCCCGCCTGGTTGGCAAAGGCCTGGCAAAAGAACTTTGCCTCACCGGTGAATTCCTTAGAGGGCAGACCGCCCTGGCCGTGGGGCTGGCCAATAAGATTTTTCCTCCGGATAAATTAATGGAAGAGACCATGAAAACGGCCAGACTGATCGCCTCCCACGGCCGGTCTTCGGTCCGCGCGGTCAAACAGCTTGTTGACCGCGGCACTCAAATTGACCTTCGTGCCGCCTGCGCTCTGGAGGTGGAGACCTTTGCCGCGGTTTTTAGCAGTTCTGACGCCAAAGAAGGATTAACCGCCTTTCTCGAAAAGCGTCAGCCAGAATTCACGGGAACATACGAAAGTTAA
- a CDS encoding acyl-CoA dehydrogenase, giving the protein MDFQLSEEHQMVRDMARRFATERIKPLAAELDRTHRHPAEIIEEMAELRLMGIAVPEEYGGGGMDNLSYALAMIEICKACASVGVIMAANSSLYCYPVMAFGTEEQKKKYLTPVASGEHLGCYGLTEAGAGSDAAAVRSTAVRDGDDWILNGEKKFITNGNVADYCVLAAKTQKDMGYKGISTFVVNLKETPGFSVGVIEEKLGILASGTAELVFEDARLPGDALLGNEGEGFKQMLTTLDSGRIGIAAQAVGIGRAVLEEAVDYAREREQFGRPISKLQAIQFKLADMAMELDAAELLTLRAAYNEDNNLPFEKEAAMAKCFAADVAMRSAIEGVQILGGYGYIKEYPMERHMRDAKICQIYEGTNEIMRVVIANNLLKGK; this is encoded by the coding sequence ATGGACTTTCAGCTTTCAGAAGAACACCAGATGGTCAGGGACATGGCCCGGCGGTTTGCCACGGAGAGAATTAAACCTTTAGCTGCCGAACTGGATCGGACTCACAGGCATCCGGCCGAGATTATCGAGGAGATGGCCGAGCTTAGACTCATGGGGATTGCTGTGCCTGAAGAATACGGGGGCGGCGGCATGGATAACCTTTCTTACGCCCTGGCTATGATAGAGATTTGCAAGGCATGCGCCTCGGTTGGAGTTATCATGGCCGCTAACAGCTCGCTTTATTGCTACCCGGTCATGGCCTTTGGCACTGAAGAGCAGAAAAAGAAATACCTCACGCCGGTGGCTTCGGGTGAACATTTGGGCTGCTACGGCCTGACCGAAGCCGGGGCTGGTTCGGATGCGGCCGCCGTCAGAAGCACCGCCGTGCGGGATGGCGACGACTGGATTCTCAACGGTGAAAAAAAGTTCATCACCAATGGCAATGTGGCTGACTACTGCGTCCTGGCGGCGAAAACGCAAAAGGATATGGGCTATAAAGGCATCTCCACCTTTGTGGTTAATTTGAAGGAAACCCCGGGCTTTTCCGTGGGCGTGATCGAAGAGAAACTGGGCATCCTGGCCAGCGGCACGGCCGAACTGGTCTTTGAGGACGCCCGCTTGCCAGGCGACGCCCTGCTGGGCAATGAGGGCGAAGGCTTCAAGCAAATGCTGACCACTCTGGACAGCGGCCGCATCGGTATCGCCGCCCAGGCCGTGGGCATCGGACGGGCCGTTCTGGAGGAGGCTGTGGATTATGCCAGGGAGCGGGAACAGTTCGGCAGACCCATCTCCAAGCTTCAGGCCATCCAGTTCAAGCTGGCCGATATGGCCATGGAGCTGGACGCAGCCGAACTCTTGACCCTGAGAGCCGCTTATAATGAAGATAATAATCTTCCCTTTGAGAAGGAGGCGGCCATGGCCAAGTGTTTTGCCGCGGACGTGGCCATGCGTTCCGCGATTGAGGGCGTTCAGATTCTGGGCGGTTATGGATATATCAAGGAATATCCCATGGAGCGGCATATGCGAGACGCGAAAATCTGCCAGATTTATGAAGGCACCAATGAGATCATGCGTGTGGTCATTGCCAATAATCTCTTGAAAGGAAAATAA